The DNA sequence GCCCGCTCCCACAGGGATCCGGGCCGTACTCAAATTATGTATACGACACTAAAACCTGTGGGAGCGGGCTTGCTCCCGAAGCTTTTAAAAAGGATCAGTCGACGAGCGTGCAGGCCATGACCACGGCATCTTCACGCCCGCCGACCGCCGGGTAGTAATCCCTGCGCCGGCCGATCTCGTTGAAGCCATAGCGCTCGTACAGGCGAAAGGCCGACGTGTTGCTGTCGCGCACTTCCAGGAAACATTCCCGGGCATCAGCGGCGTAGGCGCGGGACATCAGGTATTCGAGCAAGGTCAGCCCGAGCCCGCGCCCCTGATTTTCCGGCTTGACCGTAATGTTGAGCAGGTGCGCCTCATCGAGAATGATCTGCACCACCCCGTGTCCTACCTGTTGCTCGCCTTCGAACATCAGCCAGATCTGGTACTTGCCCAGGCCGTCGAGAAAAATCCCGCGGGTCCACGGATGGCTGTACGCGGCGAACTCAATCTTCAGCACAGCGTCCAGATCCGCCTCGGTCATCGGGCGAAACGATACAGCGTCACTCATTCGATTCTTTCCAGCGCGCCATCAGCCGACGCATGGCTTGCCACACGGCGGCCTTGCGCTGTGGC is a window from the Pseudomonas gozinkensis genome containing:
- the rimI gene encoding ribosomal protein S18-alanine N-acetyltransferase encodes the protein MSDAVSFRPMTEADLDAVLKIEFAAYSHPWTRGIFLDGLGKYQIWLMFEGEQQVGHGVVQIILDEAHLLNITVKPENQGRGLGLTLLEYLMSRAYAADARECFLEVRDSNTSAFRLYERYGFNEIGRRRDYYPAVGGREDAVVMACTLVD